One window from the genome of Rhodococcus sp. ABRD24 encodes:
- the moaCB gene encoding bifunctional molybdenum cofactor biosynthesis protein MoaC/MoaB has product MGELTHLDGAGRARMVDVSAKSDTTRIAVAAGELVTTPEVIALVRTDDLPKADVLATARIAGISGAKKTSELIPLCHQLALSSVKVEFGFTDTSITIEATAKTKGPTGVEMEALTAVAVAGLTLHDMVKAVDPAATLDRVRLLTKEGGKRGHWRRDEPTVHPPDPATTSGIRPGSATVLVASTGGARGTRPDTTGPQIADWLGGRGFSVRGPLVYADADIAAGLADALSDGPSLVISTGGTGASPTDATPEATRAVLDRELPGIAEEMRRRGTEVTPHAALSRGVAGLSGRTLVVNLPGSPGGVKDGLAVLGPLLDHLLAQVAGGGAHDE; this is encoded by the coding sequence ATAGGTGAATTGACCCATCTGGACGGCGCGGGCCGGGCCCGGATGGTGGATGTGAGCGCAAAGTCGGACACGACGCGAATCGCGGTCGCCGCCGGCGAACTGGTGACCACCCCCGAGGTGATCGCACTCGTCCGCACCGACGACCTACCCAAGGCCGACGTCCTCGCCACCGCCCGCATCGCCGGAATCTCGGGCGCCAAGAAGACCTCCGAGCTGATCCCGCTGTGCCATCAGTTGGCGTTGTCGTCGGTGAAGGTGGAGTTCGGCTTCACCGACACCTCCATCACCATCGAGGCCACCGCGAAAACCAAGGGCCCCACGGGCGTCGAGATGGAGGCCCTCACCGCGGTCGCGGTGGCCGGGCTGACGCTGCACGACATGGTCAAGGCCGTCGACCCCGCCGCCACCCTCGACCGGGTACGTCTGCTCACCAAGGAGGGCGGCAAGCGCGGCCACTGGCGGCGCGACGAGCCTACGGTTCACCCGCCGGATCCCGCCACCACCTCCGGCATCCGGCCCGGGTCCGCCACGGTCCTGGTCGCATCCACCGGCGGGGCACGCGGCACGCGGCCCGACACCACCGGACCGCAGATCGCCGACTGGCTCGGCGGCCGCGGATTCAGCGTCCGCGGACCGTTGGTCTACGCGGATGCCGACATCGCGGCCGGCCTGGCCGACGCCCTCTCCGACGGCCCTTCCCTCGTGATCAGCACCGGTGGCACCGGCGCCTCCCCCACCGATGCCACTCCGGAGGCGACGCGCGCCGTCCTCGACCGCGAACTGCCCGGCATCGCCGAAGAGATGCGCCGTCGAGGCACCGAGGTGACCCCGCACGCGGCGCTCAGCCGCGGGGTCGCGGGTCTGTCCGGCCGCACCCTCGTGGTCAACCTGCCCGGCTCACCGGGCGGGGTGAAGGATGGGCTGGCGGTTCTGGGACCACTCCTCGATCATCTGCTGGCACAGGTTGCCGGCGGCGGTGCGCACGATGAGTGA
- the glp gene encoding gephyrin-like molybdotransferase Glp: protein MAPREHRHGIGSRARSVAEHAAEVAELLTPLLTRPSESVRIEDALGRALSHDIASPVDLPMFRNSQMDGFAVDAAAIAVAPTTLPILGTIAAGPACPDAHVPGTAMRIMTGAVIPEGADAIVPVEDTEITDGKVTVLRSRAAGEYVRDRGSDVRTGTLLLPAGAVLAPRHLGVLAAVGLTSVAVHTRPRVSVITTGAELADAGTILAPGQIYDSNGAALAASLRAEGVEVATVDRSTDEPEVFRAALRRAVARAELVITSGGVSMGDFEVVRDVLGEAGAWFGPVAMQPGGPQGTAVVDGVPVLTFPGNPVSTMVSFEVFLRPLLRRATGVPPVPIEEAELAHPVTSVAGKRQFLRGRRTADSVEVVSGPGSHLVAAFAWADVLIDVPAEATVLDAGERVKVWPLS from the coding sequence ATGGCACCGCGGGAGCACAGGCACGGCATCGGATCGCGCGCGCGATCCGTCGCGGAGCACGCCGCCGAGGTGGCGGAGCTCCTCACCCCCCTCCTGACGCGACCATCCGAATCGGTCCGCATCGAGGACGCGCTGGGTCGCGCGCTCTCCCACGACATCGCCTCGCCGGTGGATCTGCCGATGTTCCGCAACTCGCAGATGGACGGATTCGCCGTCGACGCCGCAGCCATCGCCGTAGCTCCGACGACCCTGCCGATCCTGGGCACCATCGCCGCCGGTCCGGCGTGCCCGGATGCCCACGTGCCCGGCACCGCGATGCGCATCATGACCGGTGCCGTGATTCCTGAGGGCGCCGATGCGATTGTCCCGGTGGAGGACACGGAGATCACCGACGGCAAGGTCACCGTCCTGCGCTCGCGCGCCGCCGGCGAGTACGTCCGGGACCGCGGCAGCGACGTGCGCACCGGCACCCTGCTGCTGCCGGCCGGAGCTGTTCTCGCGCCCCGACATCTCGGGGTGCTCGCGGCGGTGGGCTTGACGTCGGTGGCCGTACACACTCGTCCGCGCGTGTCCGTCATCACCACCGGCGCGGAACTGGCGGACGCCGGAACCATCCTGGCCCCCGGGCAGATCTACGACTCCAACGGCGCGGCGCTTGCGGCGAGCCTGCGGGCCGAGGGCGTCGAGGTCGCGACGGTGGACCGCAGCACCGACGAGCCTGAAGTCTTCCGCGCGGCCCTGCGTCGGGCGGTGGCCCGCGCCGAGCTGGTCATCACCTCCGGTGGGGTGTCGATGGGCGACTTCGAGGTGGTCCGGGATGTCCTCGGTGAGGCCGGCGCGTGGTTCGGCCCGGTGGCGATGCAGCCCGGCGGACCACAGGGCACGGCCGTGGTCGACGGCGTCCCCGTGCTCACGTTCCCGGGTAACCCGGTGAGCACGATGGTCTCGTTCGAGGTGTTCCTGCGTCCGCTGCTGCGACGCGCGACGGGCGTGCCTCCCGTCCCGATCGAGGAAGCCGAACTCGCGCACCCCGTGACGTCGGTAGCCGGCAAGCGGCAGTTCCTGCGTGGCCGCCGCACCGCCGACAGCGTCGAGGTGGTCTCCGGGCCCGGGTCCCACCTGGTGGCGGCATTCGCATGGGCCGATGTGTTGATCGATGTTCCCGCCGAGGCGACGGTCCTCGACGCGGGTGAGCGAGTGAAGGTGTGGCCCCTGTCGTGA
- a CDS encoding molybdenum cofactor biosynthesis protein MoaE, translating to MSELLARISAELLDPAVVDAAVAGPEHGAVVVFTGVVRDHDGGRSVSALEYQAHPDAERFLRRCCERVSARSGLPVAAVHRVGQLTIGDLALVAAVAAPHRAEAFAACAELVECIKAEVPIWKRQQFASGISEWVGL from the coding sequence ATGAGTGAACTACTCGCCCGGATCTCCGCCGAACTGCTCGATCCCGCGGTCGTCGACGCGGCCGTCGCCGGGCCTGAACACGGTGCTGTGGTGGTTTTCACAGGCGTGGTCCGCGATCACGACGGCGGACGTTCCGTTTCCGCCCTCGAGTACCAGGCACACCCCGACGCCGAACGATTCCTGCGGCGCTGCTGCGAGCGCGTGTCTGCGCGTAGCGGGCTACCGGTCGCCGCGGTACATCGCGTGGGCCAGTTGACCATCGGCGATCTGGCGCTGGTTGCGGCGGTCGCCGCCCCGCACCGCGCCGAGGCGTTCGCCGCATGCGCCGAGCTGGTGGAGTGCATCAAGGCCGAGGTACCGATCTGGAAGCGCCAACAGTTCGCGAGCGGCATCTCCGAATGGGTCGGTCTGTAG